Proteins from a genomic interval of Spirochaetia bacterium 38H-sp:
- a CDS encoding sulfatase-like hydrolase/transferase has product MKRPNILIINTDQQRWDALGINNPNYITPNLDNLAKESYMFDMCFVQNPLCMPSRASVWTGKYPSSLGILDMAIPLPEDQINIAHIFNIYGYDTSYFGKMHFIPHANRDHRELHPSYGFSHLEISDEPGAYEDDYYYWAVSKEKNIRDRINPGMPPAAFDWYRLMGKKSINSPYFPDVPRDDFLKTWISKIPKELSHSSFVADKTSVKITSSSSPWLIMAGFFAPHAPMIASKDFLNLYDATSIQLPQYTKEELDRLRNANISMDTVKELILGYRAMVSEVDYNVGKIIKSLKDSGEYENTIIVFTSDHGEWLGDCGRFSKGYPADDAVSRVPLLIRIPESVSDVCKPGRGIRIKDICEGVDILPTVLELAGIKRPPHLDGKSICNLINGDRHKDFALTEHRGWKTIRTEEYRYLIKDDGKEFLWDANNDVYCRNNLADYPSYKDVLSNMRLLLLEFLVKRDRGKDPVWPY; this is encoded by the coding sequence ATGAAACGACCCAATATCCTTATTATAAACACAGACCAGCAAAGGTGGGATGCGCTGGGAATCAACAACCCCAATTACATAACACCAAATCTGGATAATCTAGCAAAAGAATCATATATGTTTGACATGTGTTTTGTACAAAATCCATTATGTATGCCAAGCAGAGCAAGTGTTTGGACAGGAAAATATCCTTCTTCTCTTGGAATATTGGATATGGCTATACCTCTTCCAGAAGATCAAATAAATATTGCGCATATATTTAATATTTACGGATACGATACATCATATTTTGGTAAGATGCATTTTATACCACATGCCAACCGTGATCACAGGGAGTTGCATCCATCTTATGGTTTTTCTCACTTGGAAATAAGTGACGAGCCGGGTGCATATGAAGATGATTATTATTATTGGGCAGTATCAAAAGAAAAAAATATAAGAGACAGAATAAATCCAGGCATGCCACCGGCTGCCTTTGATTGGTACAGACTGATGGGCAAAAAATCAATAAACAGTCCGTATTTTCCGGATGTTCCTCGTGATGATTTTCTAAAAACATGGATAAGTAAAATCCCAAAAGAGCTCAGTCACAGTTCTTTTGTTGCAGACAAAACATCAGTAAAGATTACTTCCTCATCTTCTCCTTGGCTTATCATGGCAGGCTTTTTTGCTCCTCACGCTCCAATGATTGCGTCAAAAGACTTTCTTAATTTATATGATGCAACATCTATACAGCTTCCCCAATATACTAAGGAAGAATTAGACAGGCTAAGAAATGCAAATATTTCTATGGACACAGTAAAAGAGCTTATTCTGGGTTACAGAGCAATGGTATCAGAGGTTGATTATAATGTCGGCAAAATTATCAAGTCGCTTAAGGATTCTGGGGAATATGAGAATACTATAATTGTATTTACTTCCGATCACGGAGAATGGCTCGGCGATTGCGGGCGTTTTAGTAAGGGGTATCCTGCAGACGACGCTGTAAGTCGAGTTCCTCTTCTTATAAGAATTCCAGAATCCGTATCGGATGTATGCAAACCCGGCAGAGGAATACGAATAAAGGATATATGCGAAGGTGTTGATATATTGCCGACTGTCCTGGAACTTGCAGGTATAAAGCGCCCCCCTCATCTGGATGGTAAGAGTATATGTAATCTCATAAATGGAGATAGACATAAAGATTTTGCTCTTACAGAGCATAGAGGCTGGAAAACCATACGCACAGAGGAGTACAGATATCTTATAAAAGATGATGGTAAAGAGTTCTTATGGGACGCCAATAATGATGTGTATTGCCGTAATAATCTGGCAGATTATCCTTCCTATAAAGATGTGCTCTCAAACATGCGTCTGTTATTGCTGGAGTTTCTTGTAAAGAGGGACAGAGGTAAAGATCCCGTGTGGCCTTATTAG
- the sufC gene encoding Fe-S cluster assembly ATPase SufC produces the protein MAKLEIRELYAEVEGNKILKGVNLVVNDGEIHALMGPNGSGKSTLANVIMGHPSYIVTSGSILWNGDDITALPVEERARAGIFLGFQYPVEVPGLTIGKFIKRVLDKQDNKSVSVSDIISRLKKSVKTVGLPEDFINRSLNDGFSGGEKKRMEIVQMLMMQPKLAMLDEIDSGLDIDALKDVSVGVNSLRGGDFSALIITHYQRILEHISPDYVHIMYRGNIVRSGGRELVELLEREGYESIRAEYGIEESDDELVKS, from the coding sequence ATGGCAAAACTTGAGATAAGAGAGCTTTATGCTGAGGTCGAGGGTAATAAGATATTAAAGGGTGTTAATCTTGTTGTAAATGACGGAGAGATTCATGCTCTTATGGGTCCAAATGGTTCTGGTAAGAGTACGCTTGCCAATGTGATAATGGGGCATCCTTCTTATATCGTTACGTCTGGAAGTATATTGTGGAACGGTGATGATATAACGGCTTTGCCTGTAGAGGAGAGAGCAAGAGCGGGTATTTTTCTTGGTTTTCAGTATCCTGTTGAGGTCCCCGGACTTACCATAGGTAAGTTTATAAAGAGGGTTCTTGATAAGCAGGATAATAAGAGTGTCTCTGTGTCTGATATCATATCAAGACTTAAAAAATCTGTAAAAACGGTTGGGCTTCCGGAGGATTTTATCAATCGTTCTCTCAACGATGGTTTCTCAGGTGGTGAGAAAAAGAGGATGGAGATTGTTCAGATGCTTATGATGCAGCCTAAGCTTGCAATGCTGGATGAGATAGACTCTGGGCTTGATATAGATGCTCTCAAGGATGTCTCTGTTGGGGTTAATTCTTTGCGTGGAGGTGATTTTTCTGCTCTTATTATTACGCATTACCAGCGAATTCTGGAGCACATTTCTCCTGATTATGTGCATATCATGTACAGGGGGAATATTGTTAGGTCTGGAGGAAGAGAACTTGTGGAGCTTCTGGAAAGAGAGGGGTATGAGAGTATAAGGGCTGAGTACGGTATAGAGGAGAGTGATGATGAACTCGTCAAAAGTTGA
- the speA gene encoding biosynthetic arginine decarboxylase, whose product MARKEIKAWSVSDCDEYYGISRWGEGFFSPGKNGEIEVSLSYGEHKQKVSLYELAQKIVKGGLSFPVLVRFRDILRSRIAALNNAFARAIKQSGYRGVYRGVFPIKVNQQQQVLEDITEMGLPYHYGLEAGSKAELIIALSYVKDRESFIICNGYKDSEFIDLALYGRKLGYKVVIVVERLSEIDTIVERSKELDIEPLIGLRVKLSSSVPGKWSESAGDQSIFGLTAHQIVSAVEKLKAAGMLQHLKLLHYHFGSQVPDIRHIRGAVKEAVRYYVSLCREGAPMGIIDVGGGLAVDYDGSQTNFHSSRNYDLAEYATDIVEEVKELLDAEGLEHPTIISESGRFVIAHSSVLLFNVLDSSSLTVPPESLSIQEDASTELRDLVEIYNNITVKNVQEAFHDVIYYRDLMRSKFLMGDVNLRERGLAELYFWNSIEKIVRLAKQRKYIPEEIEDAEAALAHIYYGNFSVFQSLPDSWAIDQLFPVVPIHKLDQKPEIPAIIADTTCDSDGKIDKFIDIYDTKPYLLLHKLQDDEDYILGIFLVGAYQETLGDLHNLFGDPHIVSIGLDEDGEISFMGEVEGDTVEDILTYVEYIPKNILQKLRKKIEAALKRQEIDLVEKKQIAQAFEEGLRGYTYFE is encoded by the coding sequence ATGGCAAGAAAAGAGATTAAGGCATGGTCAGTAAGCGACTGTGATGAATATTACGGTATAAGCAGATGGGGTGAGGGGTTTTTCTCCCCGGGAAAGAATGGCGAGATTGAGGTGTCTCTTTCTTATGGCGAGCATAAGCAGAAGGTTAGTTTGTACGAGCTTGCGCAGAAGATTGTAAAAGGCGGGCTTTCTTTTCCCGTGCTTGTACGTTTTAGAGATATTTTGCGTTCCAGGATTGCAGCTCTTAATAACGCCTTTGCAAGGGCTATCAAGCAGAGTGGCTACAGGGGGGTCTACAGGGGGGTTTTCCCCATCAAGGTTAATCAGCAGCAGCAGGTGTTGGAGGATATCACGGAGATGGGGCTGCCTTATCATTATGGGCTTGAGGCTGGCAGCAAGGCAGAGCTTATTATTGCTCTGTCTTATGTCAAAGACAGAGAGAGTTTTATCATATGTAATGGCTACAAGGACAGCGAGTTTATTGACCTTGCTCTTTACGGGCGTAAGCTGGGTTACAAGGTGGTAATTGTTGTAGAGAGGCTTTCTGAGATTGATACTATTGTTGAGCGTTCTAAGGAGCTGGATATTGAGCCGCTTATCGGACTGCGGGTAAAGTTGTCCTCCAGTGTACCCGGTAAGTGGTCAGAGAGTGCCGGAGACCAGTCCATATTTGGATTGACGGCTCATCAGATTGTATCTGCCGTGGAGAAGCTCAAAGCAGCAGGTATGCTGCAGCATCTTAAGCTGCTCCATTATCATTTCGGCTCGCAGGTACCGGATATAAGGCACATAAGGGGTGCGGTAAAAGAGGCAGTACGTTACTATGTTTCTCTGTGCAGAGAAGGCGCTCCCATGGGTATTATAGATGTCGGTGGCGGTCTTGCCGTTGATTATGACGGTTCTCAGACCAATTTTCACTCCAGCAGAAACTATGACCTTGCAGAGTATGCAACGGATATCGTAGAAGAAGTCAAGGAGCTTTTGGATGCAGAAGGCTTAGAGCATCCTACTATTATAAGCGAGTCCGGGCGCTTTGTAATTGCGCATTCCAGTGTTCTGCTTTTTAACGTGCTTGACTCCAGCAGCCTTACTGTCCCACCAGAGAGCCTTAGTATACAGGAGGATGCATCCACGGAGCTGCGAGACCTTGTAGAAATTTATAATAATATAACTGTCAAGAACGTACAGGAAGCATTCCACGATGTGATATATTACCGTGATTTGATGCGCTCCAAGTTCCTTATGGGGGATGTCAATCTGAGGGAGCGCGGGCTTGCAGAACTTTATTTCTGGAACAGCATAGAAAAAATAGTCCGGCTGGCAAAACAGAGAAAGTACATACCAGAAGAAATAGAAGACGCAGAAGCAGCCCTTGCTCACATATACTACGGGAATTTCAGCGTATTCCAGTCCCTACCGGACTCCTGGGCAATAGACCAGCTCTTTCCGGTTGTCCCGATACACAAACTTGACCAGAAACCGGAAATCCCCGCAATAATCGCAGACACAACATGTGACTCCGACGGAAAGATAGACAAATTTATAGACATATATGATACAAAACCCTATTTGCTGCTACACAAGCTGCAAGATGACGAGGACTACATACTGGGCATATTCCTGGTAGGCGCATATCAGGAAACACTGGGAGACCTGCACAACCTGTTTGGCGACCCTCACATAGTCAGCATAGGCCTTGACGAAGACGGAGAAATATCCTTTATGGGAGAAGTAGAAGGAGACACTGTAGAAGACATACTAACCTATGTAGAATACATCCCCAAAAACATCCTGCAAAAACTCAGAAAAAAAATAGAAGCAGCACTAAAAAGACAGGAAATAGACCTCGTAGAAAAAAAGCAAATAGCACAAGCCTTTGAGGAAGGACTAAGAGGCTATACATATTTCGAATAA
- a CDS encoding chromate transporter yields the protein MMLVARLFVSFFKIGIMGFGGGYTIISLASHELLKNNWVDVGTFSDIIAISQMTPGPIAINLATFTGYRVAGILGAVVATLGVVSPSVLLIMIFAELISRAEKHPIKEHVFYFLRPVVLGLILYAVFLLVKGAFLSTGAELSVEIGGNAFYVPAVIVFFISFFLIRKLRLSPPFVMGIAAFFGVVMHFIGNALF from the coding sequence ATGATGTTGGTTGCAAGACTTTTTGTGTCGTTTTTTAAAATAGGGATAATGGGTTTTGGTGGAGGGTATACTATAATCTCGCTTGCTTCTCATGAGTTGCTTAAAAACAATTGGGTCGATGTTGGGACTTTCTCTGATATAATAGCTATCTCTCAGATGACGCCTGGACCAATAGCGATAAATCTTGCAACATTTACAGGCTATAGGGTTGCTGGGATTTTGGGTGCTGTTGTTGCTACTCTCGGGGTAGTAAGTCCGTCTGTATTGTTGATTATGATATTTGCAGAGCTTATATCAAGGGCGGAGAAACACCCCATAAAAGAGCATGTGTTTTATTTCCTAAGGCCTGTTGTTCTTGGTCTTATTCTCTATGCTGTTTTCCTTCTTGTAAAAGGGGCGTTTTTATCAACAGGGGCTGAGCTGTCTGTAGAGATAGGAGGGAATGCTTTTTATGTGCCTGCGGTTATTGTTTTTTTTATAAGTTTTTTCCTTATAAGGAAGTTGAGATTGTCTCCTCCTTTTGTTATGGGTATAGCTGCATTTTTTGGTGTTGTTATGCACTTTATAGGTAATGCTCTATTCTGA
- the sufB gene encoding Fe-S cluster assembly protein SufB yields MMNSSKVDIGDYKFGFSDNVKPVIREEKGLSEEVVRRISKHKNEPEWMRDFRLLAYRMFISKPMPNWGVDLSELDFDDIYYYVKSTDKAERTWDDVPDTIKKTFDRLGIPEAERKYLAGVGAQYDSEMVYHNIQKGLEEKGVIFCDPETAVREHPELVKKYFGTVIPPGDNKFAALNSAVWSGGSFVYVPKGVKVDIPLQAYFRINTQNMGQFERTLIIADEGSFVHYIEGCTAPVYTTASLHSAVVEIIALPGARVRYSTIQNWSGDIYNLVTKRAVAYEGATVEWVDGNIGSKKTMKYPSVILMGEGAHGEVLSIAFAGKGQEQDTGAKMIHAAPHTSSVITSKSISKDGGVASYRGLVKVEKDVKDVKSHVVCDALILDPSSTSNTYPYMDIKSSDARIEHEARVSKISEQQLFYLMSRGFSEDEAASMIVNGFLDPLVKQLPMEYAVELNRLIELEMEGSVG; encoded by the coding sequence ATGATGAACTCGTCAAAAGTTGATATAGGCGATTATAAGTTTGGTTTTTCCGATAATGTTAAGCCTGTTATAAGAGAAGAAAAGGGTCTTTCTGAGGAAGTTGTAAGAAGGATATCGAAGCATAAAAACGAGCCTGAGTGGATGAGGGATTTTAGGCTCCTCGCTTATAGGATGTTTATATCCAAGCCTATGCCCAATTGGGGGGTTGATCTGTCAGAGCTTGATTTTGACGATATTTATTATTATGTAAAATCTACTGATAAGGCTGAGAGAACATGGGATGATGTTCCTGATACTATAAAGAAGACTTTTGATAGGTTGGGTATTCCGGAGGCGGAGAGAAAGTACCTGGCAGGTGTAGGTGCTCAGTATGATTCTGAGATGGTTTACCATAATATACAAAAGGGGCTTGAAGAAAAGGGGGTTATTTTCTGCGATCCGGAAACTGCTGTAAGAGAGCATCCTGAGCTTGTAAAAAAATATTTCGGTACGGTTATTCCTCCTGGGGATAATAAGTTTGCTGCATTAAATTCTGCAGTATGGTCGGGTGGAAGTTTTGTCTATGTTCCCAAAGGGGTTAAGGTGGATATCCCTTTGCAGGCCTATTTTAGGATAAATACTCAGAATATGGGACAGTTTGAGAGGACTCTTATAATTGCAGATGAGGGAAGTTTTGTTCATTATATAGAAGGGTGTACTGCTCCGGTATATACAACGGCTTCTCTTCATAGTGCCGTGGTAGAGATAATAGCTCTTCCCGGCGCAAGGGTCAGATACAGCACCATACAAAACTGGTCAGGTGATATTTATAATCTTGTCACAAAGCGAGCTGTTGCTTATGAAGGTGCTACGGTAGAGTGGGTTGATGGAAATATAGGCAGCAAGAAGACTATGAAATACCCCTCTGTTATTCTCATGGGTGAGGGTGCTCATGGCGAGGTGTTGTCCATAGCTTTTGCAGGGAAGGGACAGGAGCAGGATACAGGTGCCAAGATGATACACGCAGCCCCGCATACTTCTTCTGTTATTACTTCCAAGTCTATAAGTAAGGATGGGGGTGTTGCAAGTTATAGGGGGCTTGTTAAGGTAGAGAAGGATGTTAAGGATGTAAAGTCGCATGTAGTATGCGATGCCCTTATTCTTGATCCTAGTTCTACCAGTAACACTTATCCTTATATGGATATAAAGTCCAGTGATGCACGTATAGAGCATGAGGCTAGGGTTAGTAAGATAAGCGAGCAACAGCTTTTTTATCTTATGTCCAGGGGATTTTCTGAGGATGAGGCTGCAAGTATGATAGTCAATGGTTTTTTGGATCCTCTTGTTAAGCAGCTTCCTATGGAATATGCAGTAGAACTCAATAGGCTCATAGAGCTTGAGATGGAGGGCTCAGTTGGTTAA
- a CDS encoding metal-sulfur cluster assembly factor, with product MSENSVTREAVYNALSNVYDPELGLPITDLGLVYRVDVKDESIEIDFTLTYPGCPLEDVIKESIRANVAALTQSHRLDINLVWEPVWTPDFMSEAARFSLGYPI from the coding sequence ATGTCAGAGAATAGTGTAACAAGAGAGGCTGTGTATAATGCCTTGTCCAATGTTTACGATCCGGAGCTTGGGCTTCCTATAACGGATTTGGGGCTTGTGTACAGGGTGGATGTCAAGGATGAGAGTATAGAGATAGATTTTACTCTTACGTATCCAGGGTGTCCGCTTGAGGATGTTATAAAAGAGTCCATAAGGGCTAATGTGGCTGCTCTTACGCAGTCTCATAGGTTAGATATCAATCTTGTGTGGGAGCCTGTGTGGACTCCCGATTTTATGAGCGAGGCTGCAAGGTTTAGTCTCGGTTATCCTATATGA
- a CDS encoding Rrf2 family transcriptional regulator, producing the protein MIRIHRDMEYALLALLYMDKKNELVSARELAEAEGIPEARLKKLLQKLARGGVVEALQGAYGGYRLAANLSTLRLGQVAEALKDSSSYLPCDKDTVDCKKTASCKVRSALLGIIGLIEENIYSLSVGQVFGGLDVRE; encoded by the coding sequence GTGATAAGGATTCACAGGGATATGGAGTATGCTTTGCTTGCGTTGCTCTATATGGATAAAAAAAATGAGCTTGTCTCTGCTAGAGAGCTTGCGGAGGCTGAGGGGATTCCCGAGGCAAGACTCAAGAAGCTGCTTCAGAAGCTAGCACGTGGTGGGGTGGTGGAGGCTCTTCAGGGTGCTTATGGTGGTTATAGGTTAGCTGCAAATCTTTCTACTTTGAGGTTGGGGCAGGTTGCAGAGGCTTTGAAGGATAGTTCTTCTTATCTCCCTTGTGATAAGGATACTGTTGACTGCAAGAAGACGGCGTCATGTAAGGTGAGGAGTGCTCTTCTTGGGATAATTGGTCTGATAGAAGAAAATATATATAGCCTGTCAGTAGGGCAGGTTTTTGGAGGCTTAGATGTCAGAGAATAG
- a CDS encoding chromate transporter — translation MENKSISEIELLGTFLKIGAVAFGGGYAMIPIIRYEVCDKKKWLDYSAFSDIVTIAQTIPGPVAINTVGIISYRLRGLAGLLAALSGVILPAFFVILVFSAFVYNFSDNETVGAAFVAVRAAVGALVFSVFLSLLKDIKKTFLSFLLVFTSFVLILFFDVEPAFVLLTAIFIGLVCYLVDKISGRNG, via the coding sequence TTGGAAAATAAATCCATATCTGAGATAGAGCTTCTTGGCACTTTTTTAAAAATAGGCGCAGTAGCTTTTGGTGGTGGTTATGCTATGATTCCTATAATCAGATACGAGGTTTGTGATAAGAAAAAATGGCTGGATTATTCTGCTTTCTCTGATATAGTAACTATTGCTCAGACTATTCCGGGACCTGTAGCTATAAATACAGTGGGGATTATTTCTTACAGGCTGAGGGGCCTGGCAGGACTTTTAGCAGCTCTTTCTGGTGTTATTCTTCCTGCTTTTTTTGTAATTCTTGTTTTTTCTGCGTTTGTATATAATTTTTCTGATAATGAGACAGTAGGGGCTGCTTTTGTTGCTGTTAGGGCTGCGGTTGGGGCGCTTGTTTTTTCTGTGTTTCTGTCCCTTTTGAAGGATATAAAAAAAACGTTTTTGTCGTTTTTGCTTGTTTTTACAAGTTTTGTTTTAATATTGTTTTTTGATGTGGAGCCTGCTTTTGTGCTTCTTACTGCGATTTTTATTGGGCTTGTCTGTTATCTTGTAGATAAAATATCCGGGAGAAACGGATGA
- a CDS encoding radical SAM protein — MITVMLKPVSSLCNLSCQYCYYKGVHSDNVKTTDSVMLVDTVELLASQFKSAGVKKIAIGFHGGEPLIAGHEFYRQFFSIMDYSGIDCVYSIQTNATILDYDLLKLFKQNRVLVGVSIDGLKLLHDRNRRFHNGSGSYDIVKKNISLFQKEGLCVNCLTVVDDLISINIKKVYEALKKMRLRWFQFIPPLPFTTKITADEYAFFLHSLWDLYVSDIMSDNRISIRWFDAVLSRALGKTVYSCAAGGKCIITPVIEKNGDVYPCDFFCTAEWKLGNLWDTDLFSILNSNTLSAFMSFAGDKGFCNKCEVFYLCGGICYAYRDSYLCPAVRRFLIAREKQIVSLAGYIKHAFGEAIGK; from the coding sequence ATGATAACGGTTATGCTAAAGCCTGTTTCTTCGCTGTGTAATCTTTCTTGTCAGTATTGCTACTATAAAGGTGTGCATTCTGATAACGTAAAGACGACGGATAGTGTTATGCTGGTTGATACTGTTGAGCTTCTTGCTTCTCAGTTTAAGAGTGCAGGTGTAAAAAAGATTGCGATAGGATTTCATGGAGGAGAGCCTCTGATTGCTGGGCATGAGTTTTATAGACAGTTTTTTTCTATTATGGATTACTCCGGTATTGATTGCGTTTATAGTATACAGACTAATGCTACAATCCTGGATTATGATTTGTTAAAATTATTCAAACAGAATAGAGTTCTTGTAGGTGTTTCTATTGATGGATTAAAACTTTTGCATGATAGAAATAGAAGGTTCCATAATGGAAGTGGTTCTTATGATATTGTAAAGAAAAATATATCTTTGTTTCAAAAAGAAGGATTGTGTGTAAACTGTCTTACAGTAGTAGATGATTTGATTTCAATAAATATAAAGAAGGTGTATGAAGCACTGAAAAAAATGAGACTTCGCTGGTTTCAGTTTATTCCACCTTTACCTTTTACCACAAAAATAACAGCTGATGAATATGCTTTTTTTCTCCACTCTTTATGGGATTTGTACGTATCCGATATTATGAGCGATAATCGTATCAGTATAAGATGGTTTGATGCTGTATTGTCCAGGGCACTGGGAAAAACGGTGTATTCCTGTGCTGCGGGAGGGAAATGCATTATTACTCCTGTCATAGAAAAAAACGGAGATGTCTATCCTTGCGATTTTTTTTGTACTGCCGAGTGGAAATTGGGTAATTTGTGGGATACTGATCTTTTTTCTATTTTAAACTCCAATACTCTTAGTGCCTTCATGAGTTTTGCAGGTGATAAGGGCTTTTGTAATAAATGCGAGGTCTTTTATCTCTGTGGTGGTATATGCTATGCTTATAGAGATTCGTATCTCTGTCCTGCTGTCAGAAGATTTCTTATTGCAAGAGAAAAGCAGATAGTATCGTTGGCAGGATATATAAAACATGCTTTTGGAGAGGCCATTGGAAAATAA